The genome window TGAGCTGGCTCTATTCCCTTCTTTCTATATCACCCTTTcatctctttcatctctctctcactcatctcTCCATCAGAGTCAGACTCTCTCATCCTTGACTGCGTCAGAATGACAAATATAGTGATGAATAGGCACATTTTCATGCATTGCAGATTTTccaaatatacatttatttatccaTTGCACAAATCCACCGTATACGCTTCCAGTGGGACCTGAATGTCTTTTAATGTCATCATATATAATGGTAAATTATGTATTTCTTAAGACACTTATGTTGCTGAATAGTTACTTATGTTTTGATTGGTCTGTCCATAAGATTTGCTTAACACGTGTTTGCACCAATTTCTGTTGTGGAGGTAACAATTTATAGAGGAGTCCCTAATATTTCTCTAGTGGTTGGAGAACAAGCTTTGCTTAGAATCAAGTGAACTGAGCCAAAAGATGTGTCATGAACTGACACTTGAAATTCCCTGCAACCAGAAGCACTTGTCAGGAAATTGGCAGAATGAGAGGGAAACAATGTTATTGTGCAATGATAGTGTCTGCCTGAGTGGTTTTGCACATTTTATTTAGTGAGATGTTGATGACAACTGGTTGTGGATGTTTTTTACAGGTAGATATTTTATTCAACAGTAGAGGGCAGTCTTGCTCTGAATCTAAACACAAGAGGTTCTTGTAAATCCAGAAGATACATAGGcccaccccttcctcttcctcctcctattCAGAACCAATCTGTGACTTTCAGGGTTCATCACTTATTCAACAAAGGGCTGAGGTGTGACATGAAGTAGCCTTATCATAGTATAAACGTCCATTTTTACTACTTGTTCATCTGTGCATAATCAGAGGCCGCTGACTATGAGTCATCTGTATTGAGCCTTATGTCCACTGTCATGCTTGTACTgaactgtgtgtgcttgtgtgcttgtgtgtttgcggGAGTGCGTTACGGTTGGGGTTTTGTATGTCCTGTATGTAGGTATAGTTATTTAGAGTTATTTTATCTCATACAGACTCACAGCAGACAGGGTGTGAGATGAGATCCTGCAgaactgacaaacacacatacacacacacacacacacactgtcgaaACCCTGGAGCAAGCGTGTAGACAAATACGTCATAGTGACCGAGCCCTTTACCCCAGCCTGCCATCTTTGAAGTATGGTTACGTGGTGTGAGCTGAAGGTGGAGCATGAGCATTAAGTCACAGTAACAGCATGTTCTAATTGCAAACCGCCCGCTTCTCCAAATCAGTTCACATAACATTGTAATCACAAAGTCAGTGGGAGGGGAATTAGATGAGAGCAGAAAGTGGTAAGATGTTGTAGACACACAACTGGAAGTTCATTTAGTATTTTACCAAATAGTGTATAAGAGCCTTCATCAGGTTGACAGTCGGGATGAAGATGATCTGTTCTTATGAGGATATTGTGGTTATGGCTGTGAGGCAATAAGGTGCATGTTGAGAAAGAAACAAAGTATCTAGACAATGCAATTCTTTGTTCTTAGTCTCAGGAGCCAAGCTGAGTCCCGGTAAATCAGACCAGGGGAGAAACAGCTAGGAAGGCTTTTCTGACTGGACCCCACCCTCAGGCCTTCCAACAGCCAACCCGCTCAAGAAACAGTCACTGCCCTCTGACTGAAGTTAGGAGAGGTACACTTTGACTGGGTTCACATCACAGGCAATATTGAGGGTTCACAATTGCATCTGATCAGATGTGTTGCGTTCTTTCAAAATATGATCTGCATTTAGCGTTAATGTGTGGAGGGCGGTTTGTTATTGTAAAAGCGTAACCGCTATGCCGTAGCCTACTGTAGGATGATTATCCCGTGACGGGTCCTTACACAGTCTAATCTGAATAAAGAATGACAAGCATTCTTGCGTTGAGGCAGGGGGAGGTTACAAACTGCCCTGGAGACTCAACGAAGTTTTGAACTACTGTTCAACAACGGAACACGGCCTCAAGTGGGCTACCAGTTGAtgaaatgaacgttaaacgaaACGAAGCGCGAGGATTTCGCCAAGAAAGTACGTCGGAGAAGGCGTGATTATCGTTGGGCACCGGAGACAGTAGCGACACAATGGGACAGGCGGCTGTCTCTACCTTGTCTCACAACACAAGCGGTGAGTGTGCTGCTCACTCGTCGCAACGCATTCCGCTATCTCATTGTTCAGGAAGTCGGTATGTTACTTACTTCGTCTCAACGACTATTTGGCTAACTTTAGCCCATCACAGCCTGATACGCGTAATTGTTTATTAAGTATGCACAAAGTAGAGGACTTTAATATGCGTTTGCCCTAAAGTTAAATTAATGTCACtttgttgttgtgattgttTCCGTAAGTGTGAAGTTTCCGTGGTCATGATTCTGTATCACTCACACGCACAGTTAAATAAACCCACACTGCTTTAAATCATGAATTCACCAAGTAGGCCTAAATTAAACCGGAAAATTAAACACaagaaaataagaaagaaaatgaaaagaataGGATCAAGGTGTTTCCCCACATTGTTAATTTATGAACAAACTGCTTAAGGCAGTGCTTTTTTTTGTTCAGATTGAAGTTTCCGTTAAGGAAAGAGCCTATAGGCCTTCATATTTCTACGGTCCCTAGTAGAGAGGTATGAGTTCTGAAGTTTTATTTAACTCCTCAAGTCTCATCAAGAACCTCTCATCGATGGGACTGTAACGGCTCGGTTGTGATGGGTCATCATGGTTAAGTTATGTCTTTTAAATTGTAAATAGGATGATTCATTGTAGattatttaaataaatgttcaGGTATTTTTACCTTTAATGTTTTTAGAGTGAgtagtggagagagaggtttaCATTCTGAAAGGACccaggctggatttgaaccccaGCCCACATCCAATGCATGTAATCAATTAATAAGATGTTACCATCAGGGTTACACACATTTATATTCATTGGGCTTCCATAAAATGTATGGGATGGCTTCAACTAATCACAACAGCAATCAGTTTATCAATTAACTCGACTATAAGCCCATTCTAAAGGGTCATTGGATTTCCACTAGTCATTTTCCAATAGTAGCCTAAGTTTAGCACCTGTGAGAGCAGCATGGGTGGATGGACCAAGTGGGGGTGTGACTTGTAGGACTTCAAGCTGTCATTGCTATCCGGAGGTTATCtaggcaaacagacagagaggcagacactaTCATTGTTCTGTAACATGGTTTTCCGTTTACTGTCTGCAGCTAATTTGCGCCGTCAAATTTGGCCAACATTGGCACATTTTTGGAAACTTTTAAGACTTGAAAATACCCCAAAATAACCTTAAAGTTCCCTTGTAAAAGTTAAGCAGCCTTCCCCAGTGAGTGAAGAagcctctcccctttctctctctctctctctctctctctctctctctctctctctctctctctctctctctctctctctctctctctctctctctctctctctgttgctgttATAGCCTCTGGCATGTGCAGACAATGGAGAAAACATGTGGAGAGCGTGTAGAGATGAGAACGGCACCAACCCAAGCAGGGATGGGGAGGTCCTGTCACGGACGGTTGTCTAGTGTAATAGGATGTTCTTTTGTCTTTGTTAGGGCACAGGACCCATGAGTGGCATTGGATGTCTTTTTAAAAGACACTTAGTTTAACTGACGTCATTTTCTGCACGAGTCATCGTTTTACAAATAAAGTGTACTGCATTTTGTTGAAATGTTCTTGTTCTTATTTCATATTCACAACATCGCTACGGGTTTCAGTTTCAGTTAGCTCCAGCTATTATTCACCTCGTAATGTTATTTATCTTTCTCTGGCTTATTGTCTGTCTAtcatttttgtctctctctctttctttctcctttgcATTTTCTCTTCCTGTTCTGCTGAGAGATCCATGTTTGTGTTGGTCAACTTGAGGTGATCTGTGAGGTGTTCTCAGGACCTGCGTCAGAACTCCAACCAAACTCCTACCTCTCTCCGATTAAGTCCTGATCTGTCTGGCTTCCACTCTTCTGAGAGACTGTGGGGGGTGATTGTAAACATGAGTGTTTTTCCTGTCATTAGCCACACAAAGAAGGTGCTGAAGCAAAACCATTGTTCTGCTCTGATATCAATATGGAGCCAAGACCCTGGGAGAGAAGGCCAGAGGCTGAGGGGCTGGAAGCTGGAGGATGGGGCAGAGgtagaagctggaggctggaggctggggcagagctagaagctggaggctggggcagaggtagaagctggaggctggaggctggggcagagctagaagctggaggctggaggctgtaggctggggcagagctagaagctggaggctggaggctggggcagagctagaagctggaggctgtaggctggggcagagctagaagctggaggctgtaggctggggcagagctagaagctggaggctggggcagaggtagaagctggaggctggaggctggaggctggggcagagctagaaTCTGGAGGCTgtaggctggggcagagctagaagctggaggctggggccgagctagaagctggaggctggggcagagctagaaTCTGGAGGCTGTAGGCTGGGGCAAagctagaagctggaggctgtaggctggggcagagctagaagctggaggctgaggcagagctagaagctggagACTGGGGCTgagctagaagctggaggctggaggcagagctagaagctggaggctgtaggctggggcagagctagaagctggaggctggggcagagctagaagctggaggctggaggctggggcagagctagaagctggaggctgaggcagagctagaagctggaggctggggccgagctagaagctggaggctggggcagagctagaagctggaggctgaggcagagctagaagctggaggctggggccgagctagaagctggaggctggggcagagctagaagctggaggctgtaggctggggcagagctagaagctggaggctggaggctggggcagagctagaagctggaggctggggcagagctagaagctggaggctgaggcagagctcgaagctggaggctggggccgagctagaagctggaggctggggcagagctagaagctggaggctggggcagaactagaagctggaggctgtaggctggggcagagctagaagctggaggctggggcagagctagaagctggaggctgtaggctggggcagagctagaagctggaggctggggcagagctagaagctggaggctggggcagagctagaagctggaggctggggcagagctagaagctggaggctgtaggctggggcagagctagaagctggaggctggggcagagctagaaTCTGGAGGCTgtaggctggggcagagctagaagctggaggctggggccaagctagaagctggaggctggggcagagctagaaTCTGGAGGCTgtaggctggggcagagctagaagctggaggctggaggctgtaggctggggcagagctagaagctggaggctgaggcagagctagaagctggaggctggggccgagctagaagctggaggctgaaGGCATagctagaagctggaggctgtaggctggggcagagctagaagctggaggctggggcagagctagaagctggaggctggaggctggggcagagctagaatctggaggctggggcagagctagaagctggaggctggggcagagctagaagctggaggctggggccgagctagaagctggaggctggggcagagctagaagctggaggctgtaggctggggcagaggtagaagctggaggctgtaggctggggcagagctagaagctggaggctgaggcagagctagaagctggaggctggggccgagctagaagctggaggctggggcagagctagaagctggaggctggggcagagctagaagctggaggctgtaggctggggcagaggtagaagctggaggctgggacCTGGAAACTGGGTCAAAATTGGGGCTTGGAGGAGGCACTATATTAGCATCACTTAGCTTCACTTCCAGGATATAGCTTGTAGTCCTGTCTGTGTTATCAGCATCAATACCATCCGGCTGTGCCTTCATATTGCCAGCTTGTTAACTACAGTGTTTAGGGTAGGTGGTCACGTGTTGGTGAGTCAGCGTAATTGAACCTGGGAAAGGACAAGATGAGGATAGAAGCAATACTGACGAGTGAAGTATTTAAGCAGCACCCATGATGTGTACGTGTACTGCATATGTGTGCCTCTCTCAGTCTAGTGTTGATTGGTTGGGGCTGCCCAGAAAGAGCAGCCCCTAGCTCcgacacactatcacacacagcCACTAATGAAATCCATCATATGACCGTGAGCCCGGGGTGACAGTCATACTCCTGACTCAACGTCAACAGCAAACCTGTGTAGAACACTGAGCCAGTCATGGTGAAGGCCTTCCCCTGTAAAAAGGTCCATGTGTATGTTTCTGAAGGACTTTCCCCAGTCTAACTGTCTGAGTGATGTTGGTGTTTGTCAGAGGGAAAGTCCTGTGTTGGTCTGGGGAGATGTCACTTCCCCACATTGCTTTGTTTGAACAGATCTCTCTTCACTTCCCCTTCCCATGAccctctacacacatacactactgATGTGCAACGGGCCTAATGGAAAcggacataaacacacatacacacattcacactgacatattcacacacatacggtATACTCACAGCAAATGAAAGGACAGAGGACAGGtctacagtagagtacagtggcTTATTGATAGGTTATTGTTGAGCCAAGCCACAGGCCGCCCCggtcccccctccttctcctgagCCCTGAGGAAACGCCacacctcccttcttcctccacacaagctgtgtgtgtgagtgtgtgtgtgtattatatgtgtgagtgtgtgttcacttACCATGTAGCTACTCTCAGGAGTGTTCCAGAGGCTTCCGTTCCCTCTGCTGCTGCTTGTcaaacaggaagaggggagtGCCTGGGGAGGGACGGGCATCTGGTCGTTTTGGCCAAGAAAAGGAACTCACAAAACTCTGAACATTCACATGGAGATATTAAACTGACAAATGACAGCGCTGTATCACACCCTAGGCTAGCGCAGTGCGTAGGGAACTGATTTCTCTCTCTGGCGGTAcccaggggaaaggagagaagtgTTTATCTGCATACTGAATGACCAAATGCACCGGAGGGCAGAAAGACTATCAATACGTCTTATAATATATGAGCCTCAATAGAGGTGAAGCTGATTTCATTGtgtatatttatgtatgtatgtatgtatgtatgtatgtatgtatgtatgtatgtatgtatgtatgtatgtatgtatgtatgtatgtatgtatgtatgtatgtatgtatgtatgtatgtatgtatgtatgtatgtatgtatgtatcatATTTTCTGGACTATAAGTCACACTTTTTCATAGTTTGGCTGGTCCTGCGACTTctatatcaaaatatatataatttaacatgttttaaatgttaatttATACTGACTGACATGAACCAAAGTAGTTCAACGGATTCAGTGATGTGGAATGAAATCAGGAGCTTGGTGAACTAGCTTGTTGGACTCGCTAGCTTGTTATGTTAATTTAGCCTATTCAGCCTCCCAGGTATGTTCTCTATGCTATTGTGTTGCTGAATAACTGTTAATGTGTTTGTTAACATACCGGACAcctattcagcctgttgttctgtgtgctattgtgtagtttaataacttgcctttccagattaaatgtctgttcttggtcttggattttgtgaaatacatttcgAAATAAATGTGATATGTAGTCCAGTGTGAttaatatatgtttttttcctctttatGTCGCATTTTTTGACTGATGCGACTTATACTCCAgagcggtatgtgtgtgtgtgtgtatatgtatgtatgtaactGGGgtctgaccagtgtgtgtgtgacctttcCCACAGTTGACGGACTGGAGAAAGCGTCCTTGGCCAACTGTGATGTGGTCGTGGGCGGCCCTGCTACCCAGAATGCTCCACTGAAGCAGCGGGGGAAGCTGTCCACGTTGGGGAAGCTGTTCAGACCCTGGAaatggaggaagaagaagaccaGCGACAAGTTCCAGGACCTGTCcaaaggtgtgtatgtgtgtgcgtgacagagtgtgtgtatctgtgtgtgtgtctgttgaatGCTTGTTTGAAAGAGCAGTGTGGACATTGGTTTAGTTGGAATATCAGTTCAGGCCATAAATCAAAGTATAAATCAAACATCTACATTCTGTAATATCATTCTAACACCACATAAGTAGATGCCATGTGTATGGTGCATCTGAGTAGGATGCTGGTATAATTGACATAATGATGTCTAATTAATTCGCCACTCTGTGTAGAGTAGGTCTCGTCACCCCTGCTTGATGAACCCAGCTCATCTGGGGGGGCCCTGCTCGCCCTGAACACATCCCCAAACTCAGCGTGACAGTGGAACATGAGAATATGGccgtggggggagagggggtgcagGGCTCTGTGTAGCTGTGAATTCAAGCCGTGTTCCGCTTCAGAAAAGATGGTTGTTAGGCAGGGTCTCTCTGGAATTGCATTGGGCCACTATATCACAGCTGTTTAATGACTGCCTGACAACTGTTGgtgtgtttggctgtgtgtgcgtgtgtgtgtgtgtgtgtgtgtgtgtgagagagagagacagagataaagggagttagggagagagagagtctgctcTATTGTGACAAAGGTCAGGGCTTTAATGACTGTAATATCTCGACATTGATTAACCGCTGCTGAGCTCCACTACCTTCCCCATCACATTCGCAATTCAGTTTCCTCCTCCCTAAATTCTATTTGTGTTGTTATTGCATCTTGCATCTTGAATGCACTCAACTGTGTATTTAATTACTTGCTTTAATATCTGGAAAGTGGGGTTTGACAGACACTGGTAAGTGTAATGAGTCTGACCTTCTCTTGTCTGCTGCCCCTGACAGTGCTGGAGAGGAAGATCTCCACacggcagagcagagaggagctgaTCCGGCGAGGAGTCCTCATCCCTGACCAAGGTCTGGCTCATCCCTGAGCAAGGTCTGGCTCATCCCTGAGCAAGGACCAGCAGGAGAGCATCAGAGGGCCATAGTAGGGTCCTACTGGGGTCATGCTTGGCGTCTGGGCTTCTGCATCACCACATACAAAATCAGATGGGTCAGGCAGGAGTTGTTTCTAGACATAGTGTTTTGTAGATCGCCGGGGATCTCTGTTTCAGTCCGTGTGTTGATTGAGTCAGAGTGCAGTTTTAGTCACAAGTGTGGTTCAGTCAGTTAAGTGACCCATGCTAATCCCATAAGTCCTGCTAACTGCCGACCTGCTTCCCTCCTCCCAGACGAACCAATCAACACAGAGACGCTGAACGGCCATGCAACACCCAGTGGGACCTCAGAGGAAGTTAAAGTCAACATTGAGTCATCGGAAACAACATCCTCCGACGAGCAGGCTGTGCCgtcagaggagatggaggacggGATGGGAACAGGTAAACAAGCTGCTGGATGTGCTGGTTGGAGAATACCCAGGTCCTGGAGAGTCTAGGGCTGATTCTGGTACCGTTACTCTGGGTCCTAGTTCTGGAATGCTCATATGCTCACAAGTCAGAAGCTAATGAATCGACCTGAAGCCATTTAGAGAGCTGAGAGTGTACCTAATTTTGCAGCCACTATCCACCAGTGAAGTAAACCCTTTCCTAATGTCAGACATTATCTAGCAGGACCTGCCAAAGGATGGCCAGTGGATGCTTTTTAAAGTGTTGTGGGGGCTTTTTTCAATTCAATTTCTATTGACCTTCACATTTCGTACCCATTAAGAAGTCTGCATTTTCAGTTTTCCAGTTCATTAGGATCATTATCCATGGTACACTGCTACGGTGCATAGTGcttgcaggtacacacacacacacacacacacacacacacacacacacacacacacacacacacacacacacacacacactcacacacacacacttctaacaCACCCCTGTTTTTAAGCCCCTCCTGCAAGGCTACAAATCCCTTCATGTTAATCTCCAAAGATCAAAGTCTCCTGTCAGTCTATATCAGAAGGTAGATCAGAGGGGGCTGAGTGTATTCCTCCTGGGCCTCCTAAACCACCCTGAACTGCTCTGCTCTCTAGCCTGGTAATCCTCTCCACTGCTGCCACCCTAAAGCCTCAAGACCAATGCTGGTCTCTCCTAGGGCCCCCTTAAGTCTGAAGACTGAGACCTAAGATCACTGAATGTCTCATGTTCTCCTGACACTAAAATGCAGACTCTTTCTCAGGTCTACCAAAAGCTCCACAACTACACATACACTGCCTGATCTGTCTCATGTTCTCTTAATGACCATCCCTTGTCTGTTTGGGGCTATCAAATAAGGTTAATCAGAACCagaaaatcagaatcagaatctctCGCCGTGGTATTCTATTGTGCTGTCTGACCTTCTTTTGAACCCTCTACTCGCCTGTCTCTTTTCTGGAGTTTTGTTACTTTAGAGGAGTatatcttccccctcctctacccccctcaGAGAGGCGTAACACCAAACCCCCTCCTCAGGGAAAGCAGCCCAGAACACCGGAGGTCCCTACTAAAAAACAGCCTGTAGGCAAAGCTTCTGCCCCTGCCAGACCTGAAGGGGGTGCTACAGGCTCAGCAGGGCGCAAGGAGGCCTCAACAGGGACCAAAAAGCCTCCCAAAAGCACAGGCAGCAAGGCTGGCCCTGCGTCTGGCCCCACATCCACCCCTGCATCCGCCCCACCAGCCAAAGCTAACCCCAGGAGCACTAATCGCGGGGCTGGTGAGTATTAGTGAGGTAGGCAGGCAGAGCAACCTGGCCTGTCTGCATGGAGATTACCCAGTGACCGTGTTGGCATGAGGAAGACCCCAGACAGCCTGCCATCCCTCTGATTGCCCCCTCGTTGCCCTCCGACCCCTTGCCCAGCCACTCCTGTGATGTGGCAGTGTCCTTGTGACCCCCGCAACATGGTCCTGCCCATACCAGGATGAGATTCTGAGATCCTGTaaatatgtctctctctctttctccttgtgcAGAATCAGGGAAGTGAAATGACTGCATCAGTGGACTTCTCTATTTTAAGATGCCCACTACGATGTTCCCGTTTTGGATTACTGCATGGATgtgattgtgtctgtgtatgtgtgttcctgTTTGACCCTGAGATACCAATGCATGTGATGAGCATGTAGGTCACAGTGTTGAATTTACCGGAGAAGAAATCAGATTTGTGTACCCCTATATTAGTTTATTTACAtcttatcctcctcctcttatcgctctcttctctcctctggctGTCAATGTGAATGTCCTCTTTTCTTCCCGCTCTGACTGAATCTCCTATTGATCTGCTGATGCCTGGTCCTCTTTGAGCAAGAGTGCTGCCCAGAATGGAGCTGTTAAATTTAGTCCAGAAGGGTTTGACAAAtgtgttttgtattgctttaagtGAATGACTACTGCTAAACAGAAGCCATAAGTAAATCTAGTATTTTAAAGCTGCATTGGAAGCTGCTGAAATTCTGTTAGCTGCTGAATTCCACCAGCATCAGTATGACCTAGCTTCCTCTCCTCGCAGTCAAATCCTCCCATCCTAAGAAGACAGGAGCCCCATCAAAGCCTGCAGCACAGACCTCCAAGACCACAGGCCAATCATCAAAGACTGTGTCCCATCCCTCCAAGACCTCAACCCTGCCCCACTCCTCCGCACCAAGATCCAAGACCTTGGATGtcacagggacagacaggaagaccaACAGGAGGTCTGAACCTTCCAAAtcatcctctgccccccccaagGCCTCCCCTGAGACTGACAGTCTACCTGGAGAGTATCACCAGACCACCCATCCTCCAGGGACAGAGAATCACGATCCCCTCTTCAGCCCAGAGACTAAGCCCACTCCTGATGGCCGTAAGACAGGGGCGGAGGTTGACGGCGCGCCTGGGTCTGACCCGGAGGCTGGAGCCAAAGCCCCTCATGTTAACGTTGTTACTGAGGAGACCTCCTTTACAGAGGGGGAGAGCCACAGCTCCTCACAGGGAAGtcaggaggctgggagagagggagagggaggagcagagagccCCCAATCAGGTGATGGGGAGGGGTGCACCGAAAATCACCAGAGGTGAGTACTAGCACTCTGACATACCACTTCATTATAAGGGCTTGAGTGTCTCATCAggcttgaggtgtgtgtgtgcgtgtgtatagtTGACTGTTGTTCTCTGTCATACTACCAGACCAGCAGGTGGTGATGGTGAGCGACAGAGTGTGAACGTGCAGGAGCCTGAGGTGACTTTTATCCCTGACCGGCCCAGAGACAGCCAGGCCAGCGACTCCGACTCAGACGGACCAATCTTGTACCgcgatgaagaggaggaggaggaagaagaggatgaaTACACAACCAGTATGGGAATGGATTTTCAGATGTTCATAGCGTTACTCCTGCGTAAAATATTCAGTGGCCATGTCTAAGCCAGATATGCCTTGCATGTAGTCGAACCTGTACATTTCCAAGAATGTATGTACATACATCCAAGCATTCCTCagtttgtttttaacatctAATTTACCCATAATCACAGCCTTCTCTTGTTGTACCAACCTTCCTTCACAATTGTTCTTCACTTCTCTCTACATGTCATTTTATAGCCTGATTTTCTCTAAAGCACGTTTTGAACCTAAGAATCAAGTTTTGAACCATAGAATCTAAATTTGACTCAGTGAGAGTCTTCAGTCCCAGGGCCTACACATCCTGGGGCTttatttctgtgtgtctgttttccaGGCTCCCTGGCCAGTAAGATCCGCCGCCGGGACACCCTGGCCATCAAACTGGGCAACCGGCCAAgcaagagagagctggaggagaaaaaCATCCTGCCTCGCGCCTCCGAGACAGAACGACATGAGATACGACAGCAGATTGGCTCCAAGCtcgtcaggtacacacacacaaaacacacacaaaacacacacaaacacctcttGCCCCAAGTGTGTGTTGACACAGCAGGCTTCATCTAAGATTGAGCTCATCAGTGGGGGGGTGAATCACAGAAATATCCTGACCTTTACAACAGGGCTGATGAGGTAATTGACTGATACCTTATCAGGATTATTCTGCTGCCCAGAACAGTCTTAACAATTGGATGTTACACAGTTCTATATTAGTTTATGGTTAATGTTTTAAACATAGGGTTTCCTAAAGTTACAATTGTACATGTTTAT of Hypomesus transpacificus isolate Combined female chromosome 11, fHypTra1, whole genome shotgun sequence contains these proteins:
- the phactr2 gene encoding phosphatase and actin regulator 2 isoform X1, whose translation is MADEDSYNELIRFSSICPQPRVRSQSDVTSGFRSRLLYRLRGACSVDGLEKASLANCDVVVGGPATQNAPLKQRGKLSTLGKLFRPWKWRKKKTSDKFQDLSKVLERKISTRQSREELIRRGVLIPDQDEPINTETLNGHATPSGTSEEVKVNIESSETTSSDEQAVPSEEMEDGMGTERRNTKPPPQGKQPRTPEVPTKKQPVGKASAPARPEGGATGSAGRKEASTGTKKPPKSTGSKAGPASGPTSTPASAPPAKANPRSTNRGAVKSSHPKKTGAPSKPAAQTSKTTGQSSKTVSHPSKTSTLPHSSAPRSKTLDVTGTDRKTNRRSEPSKSSSAPPKASPETDSLPGEYHQTTHPPGTENHDPLFSPETKPTPDGRKTGAEVDGAPGSDPEAGAKAPHVNVVTEETSFTEGESHSSSQGSQEAGREGEGGAESPQSGDGEGCTENHQRPAGGDGERQSVNVQEPEVTFIPDRPRDSQASDSDSDGPILYRDEEEEEEEEDEYTTSSLASKIRRRDTLAIKLGNRPSKRELEEKNILPRASETERHEIRQQIGSKLVRRLSQRPTTEELEQRNILKQKNKVEEHEAIQEIKRRLSRKLSVRPTVAELVARRILCFNEYVEVTDAKDYDRRADKPWTRLTPADKAAIRKELNEFKSKEMEVHVESKQFTRFHRP
- the phactr2 gene encoding phosphatase and actin regulator 2 isoform X5 gives rise to the protein MADEDSYNELIRFSSICPQPRVRSQSDVTSGFRSRLLYRLRGACSVDGLEKASLANCDVVVGGPATQNAPLKQRGKLSTLGKLFRPWKWRKKKTSDKFQDLSKVLERKISTRQSREELIRRGVLIPDQDEPINTETLNGHATPSGTSEEVKVNIESSETTSSDEQAVPSEEMEDGMGTVKSSHPKKTGAPSKPAAQTSKTTGQSSKTVSHPSKTSTLPHSSAPRSKTLDVTGTDRKTNRRSEPSKSSSAPPKASPETDSLPGEYHQTTHPPGTENHDPLFSPETKPTPDGRKTGAEVDGAPGSDPEAGAKAPHVNVVTEETSFTEGESHSSSQGSQEAGREGEGGAESPQSGDGEGCTENHQRPAGGDGERQSVNVQEPEVTFIPDRPRDSQASDSDSDGPILYRDEEEEEEEEDEYTTSSLASKIRRRDTLAIKLGNRPSKRELEEKNILPRASETERHEIRQQIGSKLVRRLSQRPTTEELEQRNILKQKNKVEEHEAIQEIKRRLSRKLSVRPTVAELVARRILCFNEYVEVTDAKDYDRRADKPWTRLTPADKAAIRKELNEFKSKEMEVHVESKQFTRFHRP
- the phactr2 gene encoding phosphatase and actin regulator 2 isoform X4, whose protein sequence is MEHALDGLEKASLANCDVVVGGPATQNAPLKQRGKLSTLGKLFRPWKWRKKKTSDKFQDLSKVLERKISTRQSREELIRRGVLIPDQDEPINTETLNGHATPSGTSEEVKVNIESSETTSSDEQAVPSEEMEDGMGTERRNTKPPPQGKQPRTPEVPTKKQPVGKASAPARPEGGATGSAGRKEASTGTKKPPKSTGSKAGPASGPTSTPASAPPAKANPRSTNRGAVKSSHPKKTGAPSKPAAQTSKTTGQSSKTVSHPSKTSTLPHSSAPRSKTLDVTGTDRKTNRRSEPSKSSSAPPKASPETDSLPGEYHQTTHPPGTENHDPLFSPETKPTPDGRKTGAEVDGAPGSDPEAGAKAPHVNVVTEETSFTEGESHSSSQGSQEAGREGEGGAESPQSGDGEGCTENHQRPAGGDGERQSVNVQEPEVTFIPDRPRDSQASDSDSDGPILYRDEEEEEEEEDEYTTSSLASKIRRRDTLAIKLGNRPSKRELEEKNILPRASETERHEIRQQIGSKLVRRLSQRPTTEELEQRNILKQKNKVEEHEAIQEIKRRLSRKLSVRPTVAELVARRILCFNEYVEVTDAKDYDRRADKPWTRLTPADKAAIRKELNEFKSKEMEVHVESKQFTRFHRP